The Methanopyrus kandleri AV19 DNA segment CCCACGGCGACCCAGTACATGTTCAGTACCGAGTACATTATGGGGAGGCCGAAAGTTGAGAGAAGAGGATAAGCGGAGGCTGATGGTGGCTCTCGTTCGAGTTGCCCCTATCGTGGCAACGGTAACCCTGATCGTGGGTTTTACGGTGTTCGTGATACTAGTGTTGACGGGGCACTCCGGAACCGTAACCCGTTAAACTCTTTCGAAACTGGAGTCGCCGGAAGGTCGCCCTACGACACCTAAAACCTAAAGATGACCTCTTCCCTGGAAGCTATTGCCCCTGCATGTACCAAGGTCATATGGGGGAGAACCGTATGGCCGTGGAGCTACCCAAGGCTGCCATCGAGAGGATCTTCCGGCAGGGTATTGGTGAGAGACGGTTGAGCCAGGATGCGAAGGATACTATCTACGACTTCGTTCCAACAATGGCGGAGTACGTAGCCAACGCGGCTAAGTCCGTACTGGACGCTTCCGGCAAGAAGACGCTGATGGAGGAGCACCTGAAGGCGCTGGCCGACGTCCTCATGGTGGAAGGTGTTGAAGACTACGACGGTGAGCTGTTCGGCCGAGCGACGGTACGCCGCATCCTGAAGCGAGCTGGGATCGAGAGAGCTAGCTCGGACGCCGTCGACCTGTACAACAAGCTGATCTGCCGTGCCACGGAGGAGCTGGGTGAGAAGGCCGCCGAGTATGCGGACGAAGACGGCAGGAAGACCGTACAGGGAGAGGACGTCGAAAAGGCCATCACGTACTCCATGCCCAAGGGTGGAGAGCTCTAAGCCTTTCTTCCCCCCGGCCGAATTGTTATGAGAACTTGAACGATTCGCGCGACGGCTTAGCTCCAGAGGAAACGCCGTATCTCCCTGGCCTTCCGTTCCCCTATCCCCTTAACGCGTTTCAACTCAGATGGACTAGCGTTCACGACGTCGCCTATGGATCCGAACTCGTCCAACAGCCTCCGAGCCAGCTCCGGTCCAACTCCCGGGATACATGACAACATCTCCACCCGAAGATCCTCGGTTGACCTACGCTTCCGTGGCCTCGGCCTCTGTCGCTCCTCGAACCTTTTGGCCATCCGGTAGAGTAGCTCCGCAGTT contains these protein-coding regions:
- a CDS encoding histone-like protein, with amino-acid sequence MAVELPKAAIERIFRQGIGERRLSQDAKDTIYDFVPTMAEYVANAAKSVLDASGKKTLMEEHLKALADVLMVEGVEDYDGELFGRATVRRILKRAGIERASSDAVDLYNKLICRATEELGEKAAEYADEDGRKTVQGEDVEKAITYSMPKGGEL